Proteins from one Chroococcidiopsis sp. CCMEE 29 genomic window:
- the ndhI gene encoding NAD(P)H-quinone oxidoreductase subunit I, with protein sequence MKFLKQVGNYAKESVQAARHIGQGLSVTFDHMGRRPITVQYPYEKLIPSERFRGRIHFEFDKCIACEVCVRVCPINLPVVDWEFDKASKKKKLNHYSIDFGVCIFCGNCVEFCPTNCLSMTEEYDLCTYDRHELNFDNVALGRLPYKVTNDSMVTPLRELVYLPKGVMNPHGLSPDTRRAGMLPEEIVEQQEAAQK encoded by the coding sequence TTGAAGTTTCTCAAGCAAGTTGGCAATTATGCCAAAGAATCAGTGCAAGCTGCCCGTCACATTGGTCAGGGATTGTCTGTCACCTTTGACCATATGGGGCGACGACCGATTACCGTACAGTATCCTTACGAGAAATTGATTCCTTCTGAGCGGTTCCGGGGTCGGATTCACTTTGAATTTGATAAGTGCATTGCCTGCGAAGTCTGTGTTCGGGTTTGCCCCATCAACTTACCCGTAGTAGATTGGGAATTTGATAAAGCCTCAAAAAAGAAAAAGCTCAATCACTACAGCATCGACTTCGGAGTCTGTATCTTTTGTGGCAACTGTGTTGAATTTTGCCCAACTAACTGCCTATCAATGACAGAAGAGTATGACCTTTGTACTTATGATCGCCACGAGTTGAACTTTGATAATGTTGCCCTTGGTCGTCTGCCATACAAGGTGACAAACGATTCAATGGTTACACCGTTGCGAGAACTGGTTTACCTACCTAAGGGTGTAATGAATCCGCACGGACTAAGTCCTGATACCCGTCGTGCCGGGATGCTGCCAGAAGAAATTGTCGAGCAGCAAGAAGCAGCTCAAAAGTAA
- the nuoH gene encoding NADH-quinone oxidoreductase subunit NuoH codes for MNPGIDLQGSFIKSLMDLGLPAGTAKAIWMPLPMILMIIGATVGVLVTTWLERKISAAAQQRIGPEFIGPFGLLAPVADGLKLVFKEDVIPAKSDPLLFTLGPIIVVIPVFLSYLIVPFGQNLVITDVGVGVFLWISLSSIAPIGLLMAGYSSNNKYSLLGGLRAAAQSISYEVPLALSVLAIAMMSNSLSTIDIVEQQSGYGILGWNVWRQPVGFIIFWIAALAECERIPFDLPEAEEELVAGYQTEYSGMKFGLFYLGSYVNLVLSALLVSVLYLGGWEFPIPINLVASWIGVSETNPVLQLIDASLGITMTILKAYFLIFLAVLLRWTVPRVRIDQLLDLGWKFLLPVSLVNLLLTAALKLTFPFAFGG; via the coding sequence ATGAATCCAGGAATTGACCTCCAAGGAAGTTTTATTAAATCGCTAATGGACTTGGGATTGCCAGCTGGCACAGCCAAAGCCATTTGGATGCCATTGCCGATGATCTTAATGATTATTGGTGCCACAGTGGGAGTGCTAGTCACTACATGGCTAGAGCGGAAGATATCGGCAGCAGCACAACAGCGGATAGGTCCTGAATTCATCGGACCTTTTGGGTTACTGGCTCCGGTAGCAGATGGTCTCAAACTTGTCTTTAAAGAAGATGTGATTCCAGCTAAATCTGACCCTCTGCTATTTACCCTCGGACCAATCATCGTTGTGATTCCGGTGTTTCTGTCCTATTTAATTGTGCCGTTTGGACAGAACCTCGTCATTACAGATGTTGGAGTAGGAGTCTTTTTATGGATTTCACTTTCGAGCATTGCCCCGATTGGCTTGTTAATGGCTGGTTACTCATCTAACAACAAGTATTCGCTCTTAGGAGGCTTGCGGGCAGCAGCACAGTCGATCAGTTATGAGGTTCCTTTGGCACTTTCAGTACTAGCGATCGCCATGATGTCTAACAGCCTCAGCACAATTGACATTGTGGAGCAGCAGTCAGGCTACGGTATCCTGGGTTGGAATGTTTGGCGGCAGCCCGTTGGTTTCATCATCTTTTGGATTGCTGCCCTAGCAGAATGCGAACGTATCCCGTTTGACTTGCCTGAAGCTGAAGAAGAACTGGTGGCTGGCTACCAGACTGAATATTCTGGGATGAAATTCGGTTTGTTTTATCTAGGTTCCTATGTCAACCTGGTGCTTTCTGCTTTGCTGGTATCAGTTTTGTACCTAGGTGGTTGGGAATTTCCGATTCCAATTAACCTAGTAGCCAGCTGGATAGGAGTCAGTGAAACGAATCCTGTGTTGCAGTTGATCGATGCATCACTGGGAATCACCATGACGATACTCAAAGCCTACTTCCTGATCTTTCTAGCAGTTCTGCTGCGCTGGACTGTGCCACGGGTTCGCATTGACCAATTGTTAGATTTAGGGTGGAAGTTCCTGCTGCCAGTGTCTCTGGTTAACCTACTATTAACCGCAGCCCTCAAGCTAACTTTTCCCTTCGCCTTTGGCGGTTAA
- a CDS encoding citrate synthase: MSVCEFKPGLEGIPAAQSSISFVDGQKGILEYRGIRIEELAEKSNFLETAYLLIWGELPTKEELEAFEHEVRYHRRIKYRIRDMMKSFPESGHPMDALQASAAALGLFYSRRDLDNPAYIRAAVVRLLAKIPTMVAAFQLMRKGNDPVRPRDDLDYSANFLYMLSEQEPDPLAARVFDVCLALHAEHSMNASTFSARVTASTLTDPYAVVASAVGTLGGPLHGGANEEVITMLEEIGSVANVRPYLEERIQRKDKIMGFGHRVYKVKDPRAIILQHLAEKLFDKFGYDNYYDIAIEMERVIEEKLGQKGIYSNVDFYSGLVYRKLGIPTDLFTPIFAIARVAGWLAHWKEQLIQNRIYRPTQVYSGLHDIPYIPIEQR, from the coding sequence ATGTCCGTCTGCGAATTTAAGCCCGGTTTAGAAGGTATTCCTGCCGCTCAATCTAGTATCAGCTTTGTCGATGGGCAAAAAGGGATACTAGAGTATCGAGGCATCCGCATTGAAGAGCTGGCTGAAAAAAGTAACTTTCTGGAAACTGCATATCTCTTGATCTGGGGTGAACTGCCAACGAAGGAAGAACTTGAGGCGTTTGAGCACGAAGTTCGCTATCACCGACGGATCAAGTATCGCATTCGGGACATGATGAAGTCCTTTCCCGAAAGTGGACATCCAATGGACGCTCTGCAAGCCTCAGCTGCTGCTTTGGGACTATTCTATTCTCGCCGTGACTTAGATAACCCAGCTTATATTAGAGCTGCTGTCGTCCGGCTGCTAGCAAAAATTCCAACGATGGTGGCAGCGTTTCAGTTAATGCGGAAAGGCAATGACCCTGTGCGACCTCGAGATGATTTAGACTATTCCGCCAACTTTTTGTATATGCTCAGTGAACAGGAACCCGATCCGCTCGCAGCTCGCGTCTTTGATGTTTGCTTGGCGCTTCATGCTGAACATTCAATGAATGCCTCTACCTTTAGTGCCAGGGTCACCGCTTCTACTCTCACTGATCCCTATGCCGTAGTTGCTTCAGCAGTGGGAACCCTAGGAGGTCCTTTGCATGGAGGAGCCAATGAGGAAGTTATTACTATGTTGGAGGAAATTGGCTCAGTGGCGAATGTTCGTCCCTACTTAGAGGAGCGCATCCAACGCAAAGATAAAATTATGGGCTTCGGTCATCGGGTTTACAAGGTGAAAGATCCACGAGCGATTATCCTTCAGCACCTGGCGGAAAAGCTGTTTGATAAGTTTGGCTACGACAATTATTATGACATTGCCATTGAAATGGAACGGGTGATCGAGGAAAAACTAGGTCAAAAAGGAATTTATTCCAATGTTGACTTTTACTCAGGCTTAGTGTATAGGAAATTGGGGATTCCAACCGATTTATTTACACCAATATTTGCGATCGCTCGTGTTGCTGGTTGGTTAGCCCACTGGAAAGAGCAATTGATCCAAAACCGCATCTATCGCCCTACTCAAGTGTATAGCGGTCTCCACGATATCCCTTATATTCCGATAGAACAACGCTAA
- the sixA gene encoding phosphohistidine phosphatase SixA — protein MELFLIRHGIATERGIGIKDEERSLTEEGHQKTRKVAKRLFNLGLRFDLILTSPLVRSRQTAEILHSSGLSSKLEESSYLAPDGRIQPWIDWLEQQQIQGSATQLAMVGHQPDLGQWAEILVWGEARASLVVKKAGIIGLKLPETGSPVSRSQLFWLTPPKFLL, from the coding sequence GTGGAACTGTTTTTAATTCGTCATGGCATAGCTACAGAGCGAGGAATTGGCATTAAGGATGAGGAGCGATCGCTAACTGAGGAAGGGCATCAAAAAACTCGCAAAGTAGCAAAACGCTTGTTTAATCTAGGTTTGCGGTTTGACTTAATTTTGACTAGCCCTTTAGTGCGATCGCGTCAAACAGCAGAAATTCTCCATTCATCTGGATTAAGTTCTAAACTAGAGGAATCTAGTTATCTTGCTCCTGATGGGAGAATCCAACCTTGGATAGACTGGTTAGAGCAACAGCAGATCCAAGGTTCTGCTACGCAGTTAGCCATGGTTGGTCATCAACCCGATCTAGGTCAGTGGGCAGAAATCCTCGTCTGGGGCGAAGCTAGAGCCTCACTGGTTGTAAAAAAAGCGGGTATTATTGGGTTAAAACTACCTGAAACTGGCTCGCCAGTAAGTCGTAGCCAGCTATTTTGGCTAACTCCACCCAAATTCCTGCTCTGA
- a CDS encoding bifunctional oligoribonuclease/PAP phosphatase NrnA, which translates to MHLNSFKQIETLPSTTEPTPDESQTNIAPVELPASAPSTNESGNNGVQRVISLPSQKAEALRQTLERHQHERQIVILQDFPDPDALSCAWAYQLMAEQYQIECDIVYAGTLSHQENIALVKLTGLPAQRWPVQTTKSKDLSIYQGCVLIDNQGTTSQLMPLLQEAGIPITVLIDHHSLQGNLKAEFSDLRPSVRATSTIFAQYLQAGLLVLDNSINQHVKCATALMHGLRSDTNGLMQAQEEDFLASGYLSRFYDSQLLKAVLQANRSKRVMDVIERSLKNRIVQNNFSIAGVGYLRYDDRDAIPQAADFLVTEENVHTAVVYGIVHDEDEELEVVIGSLRTAKLTLDPDEFIKEAFGQDSQGRFFGGGRTGAGGFEVPMGFLSGSNENPTYAKLKWEVFDAQIKQKLLRLVNPQDSPIQTE; encoded by the coding sequence ATGCATTTGAATTCGTTCAAGCAGATTGAAACTCTGCCATCTACGACCGAGCCAACACCAGATGAATCTCAAACTAACATAGCACCTGTTGAATTGCCGGCTAGCGCTCCATCAACAAATGAGTCTGGCAACAACGGGGTTCAGCGTGTCATATCTTTACCTAGTCAGAAGGCAGAGGCATTACGGCAAACTCTAGAGCGGCACCAACACGAACGTCAGATCGTCATTCTGCAAGATTTTCCCGACCCTGATGCTCTCTCCTGTGCTTGGGCGTACCAATTAATGGCAGAACAATATCAGATTGAATGCGACATTGTATATGCAGGTACCCTGAGCCACCAAGAGAACATTGCCCTGGTTAAGCTTACTGGTTTACCCGCCCAAAGGTGGCCAGTTCAAACTACCAAGAGCAAAGATTTATCGATTTATCAAGGCTGTGTGTTGATTGATAACCAGGGAACAACTAGCCAACTGATGCCGTTATTGCAAGAGGCAGGTATCCCAATCACTGTGCTTATTGACCATCACAGCCTACAGGGAAATCTTAAAGCAGAGTTCAGCGACCTCCGTCCTAGTGTAAGAGCTACATCCACCATTTTTGCCCAATACTTGCAGGCGGGTTTGCTAGTTCTAGATAACAGTATTAATCAACATGTCAAGTGTGCTACTGCTTTAATGCATGGGTTGCGGTCCGATACTAATGGGCTGATGCAAGCGCAGGAGGAGGATTTCCTGGCATCTGGATATCTCAGCCGGTTTTATGACTCCCAACTGCTAAAAGCAGTGCTACAGGCAAATCGCTCAAAGCGGGTGATGGATGTAATTGAGCGATCGCTCAAAAACCGCATTGTACAGAACAACTTTTCCATTGCTGGTGTTGGGTACCTGCGTTACGATGACCGAGATGCCATCCCCCAAGCTGCTGATTTCCTAGTTACAGAAGAAAACGTTCACACTGCTGTTGTTTACGGCATTGTCCACGACGAAGACGAAGAACTTGAAGTAGTAATTGGCTCGCTTAGAACAGCTAAACTCACGCTTGATCCGGATGAGTTCATCAAAGAAGCTTTTGGACAAGATAGTCAGGGACGCTTTTTTGGCGGGGGACGTACGGGAGCAGGTGGATTTGAAGTCCCGATGGGATTCTTATCAGGCAGCAATGAGAATCCTACTTACGCCAAATTAAAGTGGGAAGTGTTTGATGCTCAAATTAAGCAGAAACTGCTGAGATTAGTTAATCCTCAAGATAGCCCGATTCAAACAGAATAG
- a CDS encoding HNH endonuclease, whose product MAKVLVLNASYEPLNITSWRRAVVLLIKGKAERVEHNGKYLYSEFPLPTVIRLRHYVRVPYKEIPLTRRNILHRDSHACQYCGYTGDELTLDHVIPRSRGGGDSWENIVTACVRCNVKKGSRTPHEAHMLLRHPPRKPYSSLYFEVTKHLKSGLHDEWQKYVIGL is encoded by the coding sequence ATGGCTAAGGTCCTGGTCCTGAACGCCTCTTATGAACCGCTCAATATCACAAGCTGGCGGCGAGCAGTTGTTCTATTAATCAAGGGCAAGGCAGAGCGGGTCGAGCACAATGGTAAATACCTTTATTCGGAGTTTCCCCTCCCAACAGTTATCAGGCTGCGTCATTATGTGCGGGTTCCTTACAAGGAAATTCCTCTAACTCGCCGAAACATCCTCCACCGTGACAGTCACGCCTGTCAATACTGTGGCTATACTGGCGATGAATTGACGCTGGACCATGTTATTCCACGATCGCGCGGCGGTGGCGATAGCTGGGAAAATATTGTTACAGCTTGTGTCCGCTGCAACGTCAAAAAAGGCAGCCGCACTCCCCATGAAGCCCACATGCTTTTACGTCATCCTCCCCGTAAGCCGTACAGTAGTCTTTACTTTGAAGTGACTAAACACCTCAAGAGTGGACTGCACGATGAATGGCAAAAATATGTGATTGGGCTTTAA
- the alr gene encoding alanine racemase, translating into MTLIWEQTFSIVETNRCDGFGGLRQRAWVEINLAALAYNVRQVKSLLSPKTALMAVVKADAYGHGAVLVAQTVLQAGASWLGVATVPEGIELRAAGIKAPILILGATHTKEQLQAIAQWQLQPTLCNLKQALVFSQTLEAINGDTLPVHIKLDTGMSRLGPLWEQAVEFVQLVQRLPHLRIASIYSHLATAESLDQTVMRQQQARFETAIAQIQSAGIPLPPLHLANSGGTLTDSSLHYDMVRVGLAVYGLYPAEHLRTALDLKPALQVKARVTQVKTIPPQTGVSYGHQFISDRELRLAVVGIGYADGVPRNLSNKMTVLIRGQRLPQIGAITMDQLMLDVSTIPDLQEGEVVTLLGQEGKEQISADDWASELGTISWEILCGFKHRLPRVAVGQPL; encoded by the coding sequence ATGACGTTGATCTGGGAGCAAACTTTTAGTATTGTCGAGACAAATCGGTGTGATGGCTTCGGTGGGCTGCGCCAACGCGCTTGGGTGGAAATTAATTTAGCGGCATTGGCATACAATGTACGTCAGGTCAAAAGCTTGTTATCACCAAAGACGGCACTGATGGCGGTAGTGAAGGCAGATGCCTATGGTCATGGAGCTGTACTGGTGGCTCAAACTGTTTTGCAAGCTGGTGCTAGTTGGCTAGGTGTGGCAACAGTGCCAGAGGGGATTGAACTGCGAGCAGCGGGAATTAAGGCTCCGATTTTGATTTTAGGCGCGACACACACAAAAGAACAGTTACAAGCGATCGCCCAGTGGCAACTACAGCCTACTTTGTGCAACTTGAAACAAGCTCTGGTATTTTCGCAAACGCTAGAAGCAATTAATGGTGACACCTTACCTGTACATATTAAGCTAGACACGGGAATGTCGCGGTTAGGACCGCTTTGGGAGCAAGCAGTAGAGTTTGTACAGTTAGTACAGCGGTTGCCGCATTTACGCATCGCCAGCATTTATTCCCACTTGGCAACGGCAGAAAGTCTTGATCAAACGGTGATGAGACAGCAACAAGCACGGTTTGAGACAGCGATCGCTCAAATCCAATCTGCTGGGATACCGCTACCTCCACTCCATTTAGCAAACTCAGGTGGCACCTTAACTGACTCATCCTTGCATTACGATATGGTGCGCGTGGGTTTAGCTGTCTATGGACTTTATCCAGCCGAGCATTTAAGAACCGCGCTCGATCTTAAACCTGCCTTGCAAGTTAAAGCACGAGTAACTCAAGTCAAGACTATTCCGCCTCAGACTGGCGTAAGTTACGGGCATCAATTTATCAGCGATCGCGAACTCCGCCTTGCTGTGGTTGGCATTGGTTACGCTGATGGCGTGCCTCGCAATCTCTCTAACAAAATGACAGTATTAATTCGAGGTCAAAGACTACCACAAATTGGCGCCATTACGATGGATCAGCTAATGCTCGATGTTAGTACTATTCCCGATTTACAAGAAGGTGAAGTCGTTACCCTACTAGGACAGGAAGGAAAAGAACAAATTTCAGCTGATGACTGGGCATCTGAATTAGGCACCATTTCTTGGGAAATACTTTGCGGTTTCAAGCACCGACTGCCACGCGTGGCAGTCGGTCAGCCGTTATAG